One Hordeum vulgare subsp. vulgare chromosome 4H, MorexV3_pseudomolecules_assembly, whole genome shotgun sequence DNA window includes the following coding sequences:
- the LOC123449257 gene encoding allene oxide synthase 2-like, translated as MNQSGMARSDEGSLVPREVPGSYGLPFVSAIRDRLDFYYFQGQDKYFESRVEKYGSTVVRINVPPGPFMARDPRVVAVLDAKSFPVLFDVTKVEKKNLFTGTYMPSTSLTGGFRVCSYLDPSEPTHTKVKQLLFSLLASRKDAFIPAFRSHFSSLLATVESQLLLSGKSNFNTLNDATSFEFIGDAYFGVLPSASDLGTTGPAKAAKWLIFQLHPLVTLGLPMILEEPLLHTVHLPPFLVSGDYKALYKYFFAAATKALDTAEGLGLKRDEACHNLLFATVFNSYGGLKVLLPGILARIADSGEKFHKKLVTEIRAAVAEAGGKVTIEALEKMELTKSAVWEALRLDPPVKFQYGRAKADMNIESHDAVFAVKKGEMLFGYQPCATKDPRVFGPTAREFVGDRFVGKEGSKLLKYVYWSNGRETESPSVHNKQCPGKNLVVLVGRLLVVELFLRYDTFTAKVGLDLLGTKVEFTGVTKATSGVADAV; from the coding sequence ATGAACCAGAGCGGCATGGCGCGCAGCGACGAGGGCTCCCTGGTGCCGCGGGAGGTGCCGGGCAGCTACGGCCTGCCGTTCGTCTCGGCCATCCGCGACCGCCTCGACTTCTACTACTTCCAGGGCCAGGACAAGTACTTCGAGTCCCGCGTCGAGAAGTACGGCTCCACCGTCGTCCGCATCAACGTGCCGCCGGGCCCCTTCATGGCGCGCGACCCCCGCGTGGTCGCCGTGCTCGACGCCAAGAGCTTCCCCGTGCTCTTCGACGTCACCAAGGTcgagaagaagaacctcttcaccggcacctacatgcCCTCCACCTCCCTCACCGGCGGCTTCCGCGTCTGCTCCTACCTCGACCCCTCCGAGCCCACCCACACCAAGGTCAAGCAGCTGCTCTTCTCCCTCCTCGCCTCGCGCAAGGACGCCTTCATCCCGGCCTTCCGCTCCCACTTCTCCTCGCTGCTCGCCACCGTCGAGTCGCAGCTCCTTCTCAGCGGCAAGTCCAACTTCAACACGCTCAACGACGCCACCTCCTTCGAGTTCATCGGCGACGCCTACTTCGGCGTGCTCCCCTCCGCCTCAGACCTCGGCACCACCGGCCCGGCCAAGGCCGCCAAGTGGCTCATATTCCAGCTCCACCCGCTCGTCACGCTCGGCCTCCCCATGATCCTCGAGGAGCCGCTCCTCCACACCGTGCACCTCCCGCCCTTCCTCGTCAGCGGCGACTACAAGGCGCTGTACAAGTACTTCTTCGCCGCCGCGACCAAGGCGCTCGACACCGCCGAGGGCCTCGGGCTGAAGCGGGACGAGGCGTGCCACAACCTGCTGTTCGCCACCGTCTTCAACAGCTACGGCGGCCTCAAGGTGCTGCTCCCGGGGATCCTCGCGCGCATCGCCGACTCCGGAGAGAAGTTCCACAAGAAGCTCGTCACGGAGATACGCGCCGCCGTGGCGGAGGCCGGCGGCAAGGTGACGATAGAGGCGCTGGAGAAGATGGAGCTGACCAAGTCGGCGGTGTGGGAGGCGCTGCGTCTGGACCCGCCCGTCAAGTTCCAGTACGGCCGCGCCAAGGCGGACATGAACATCGAGAGCCACGACGCGGTGTTCGCCGTGAAGAAGGGGGAGATGCTGTTCGGGTACCAGCCGTGTGCCACAAAGGACCCCCGGGTGTTCGGCCCCACGGCGAGGGAGTTCGTCGGCGACCGGTTCGTCGGGAAGGAGGGGAGCAAGCTGCTGAAGTACGTGTACTGGTCGAACGGGCGGGAGACCGAGAGCCCCAGCGTGCACAACAAGCAGTGCCCAGGCAAGAACCTGGTCGTGCTCGTCGGCCGGCTcctggtggtggagctgttcctCCGGTACGACACCTTCACGGCCAAAGTCGGCCTCGACCTTCTCGGCACCAAGGTTGAGTTCACCGGCGTCACCAAGGCAACGTCCGGTGTGGCAGACGCTGTTTAA